From the genome of Acyrthosiphon pisum isolate AL4f unplaced genomic scaffold, pea_aphid_22Mar2018_4r6ur Scaffold_20960;HRSCAF=22641, whole genome shotgun sequence, one region includes:
- the LOC100574906 gene encoding KRAB-A domain-containing protein 2-like, translated as MENTFNNRLNNILDLKKPNSTYLSKLKYDELIVHLKELKLKKTKIPNDYKLIKKYDTMRVCNVEKLVVPINEGNQIKYYVHNEELFNILHETHLSIGHGGRSRMEHELNIKYKNITREAIMLYLNLCESCQKKGSTIKKGLVVKPIISKEMNSRCQIDLIDMQAQPDGNYKFILVYQDHLTKFVNLRPLSNKRAEEVAYVLLDIFTTFGAPAILQSDNGREFSNKIVEELCSMWKDLKIVHGKPRHSQSQGSVERANQDIENMLGTWLEDNKTKKWSEGIKFVQFMKNRSFHHGIKSSPYEAMFGSRAKIGLNNCVLPMHVVEKLKTEEDLEKALNTIEEKESKEKNKEGNEVIVEENEENYNSEDALSSRKLSIQIKRNESVQNLEKQANKMKSLSERRFCEGNIGDSVKIKIPDVDRARSDLRSILAVIISMEDGNYKLGTTKGKLQHYYSRNQFTICKEKFVSVDEVPDIQLSLREAARLFSNLGGQGYDRCTCVQKCETRRCKCKAAGILCNSKCHSGNTCKNK; from the exons atggaaaatacatttaataatcgtttaaataatattttagatcttAAAAAACCTAACAGTacatatttaagtaaacttaaatATGATGAACTTATAGTacatttaaaagaattaaaattgaaaaaaaccaaaattccaaatgattataaattgattAAGAAGTATGATACAATGCGAGTGTGTAATGTGGAAAAACTTGTTGTACCAATAAATGAAGGtaaccaaattaaatattacgtgCATAACGAAGAACTTTTTAATATCCTCCATGAAACTCATTTATCAATCGGGCACGGAGGGCGTAGTAGAATGGAACacgagttaaatattaaatataaaaatataacaaggGAGGCAATTATGTTATACTTGAACTTATGCGAATCATGCCAAAAAAAAGGAAGTACAATTAAAAAAGGCTTAGTAGTCAAACCTATTATATCAAAAGAAATGAATTCAAGGTGTCAAATAGATTTAATTGATATGCAGGCCCAGCCTGATggtaattataagtttattttagtCTATCAAGACCATTTAACTAAATTTGTAAACTTGCGTCCTTTATCTAATAAACGTGCTGAGGAAGTTGCTTATGTTTTACTGGATATATTTACAACTTTTGGTGCTCCAGCTATATTGCAAAGCGATAATGGTAGAGAATTTTCAAACAAGATAGTAGAAGAATTATGTAGTATGTGGaaagatttgaaaatagtaCATGGTAAGCCTCGCCATTCTCAAAGTCAAGGTTCAGTAGAACGTGCCAACCAAGACATAGAGAATATGTTGGGAACGTGGTTGGAAGACAATAAGACCAAAAAATGGAGCGAAGGCATAAAATTCGTACAATTCATGAAAAATCGATCTTTTCATCATGGCATTAAATCTTCACCGTACGAAGCTATGTTTGGCTCTAGGGCTAAAATTGgattaaataattgtgtactCCCAATGCATgtagtagaaaaattaaaaacagaagaAGATTTAGAAAAAGCCTTAAACACTATTGAAGAGAAAGaaagtaaagaaaaaaacaaggAAGGCAATGAAGTGATTGTAGAAGAAAATGAAGAAAATTACAATTCTGAGGATGCTTTAAGCTCTAGAAAACTTTCTATTCAGATAAAAAGAAATGAATCTGTGCAGAATTTAGAAAAGCAAGCAAATAAAATGAAATCTCTTTCTGAAAGAAGATTTTGTGAAGGAAACATTGGAgattcagtaaaaataaaaataccagaCGTAGATAGAGCTCGAAGCGACTTACGATCAATTTTGGCAGTAATTATATCaa tggaaGACGGAAATTATAAATTGGGCACAACCAAAGGTAAACTGCaacattattatagtagaaATCAATTTACTATTTGCAAGGAGAAGTTTGTGAGTGTTGATGAAGTCCCCGATATTCAGTTGTCTCTAAGAGAAGCAGCTAGGCTATTTTCAAATCTAGGAGGCCAAGGCTATGACCGCTGCACTTGTGTTCAAAAATGCGAAACAAGGAGATGCAAATGTAAAGCTGCTGGAATTTTATGCAACTCTAAATGCCATAGTGGtaatacttgtaaaaataaataa
- the LOC100573346 gene encoding KRAB-A domain-containing protein 2-like, which yields MILSSIITQKRDDNKAFLSSSEYDCRLEQLKSSKLALNTIGMKKTIKDYRMVRKFDILTVNGKDKLIKPVINDTVLYYVTNDELFDILHSTHSAIGHGGRNRMSAELKMKYSNITNETIMVYLSLCVHCQKKSSNPKRGLVSKPILHNAFNSRAQIDLIDMQSQCINNFRFIMNYQDHLTKFVVLKPLTSKRAEEISHNLLNIYTTFGAPVILHSDNGREFVNSIITELHSMWSDVKIVHGKPRHSQSQGSMKGQTET from the coding sequence atgatattatctTCTATAATTACACAAAAACGTGATGACAACAAAGCGTTTTTAAGTTCATCCGAATATGACTGTCGTTTGGAGCAATTAAAATCATCAAAGTTGGCTTTAAATACAATTGGTATGAAGAAGACAATAAAAGATTATAGAATGGTACgtaaattcgatattttaactGTCAATGGAAAAGATAAACTCATCAAACCTGTAATTAATGATACCGTACTGTACTATGTGACAAACGAtgaattatttgatattctTCATTCGACTCATTCCGCAATTGGTCATGGTGGAAGAAATCGAATGAGCGCTGAgcttaaaatgaaatattctaatattacaaaTGAAACAATAATGGTGTATTTAAGTCTTTGCGTACACtgtcaaaaaaaatcatcaaatccGAAAAGAGGACTGGTATCAAAACCAATTTTACATAACGCTTTTAACTCTCGAGCACAGATCGATTTAATTGACATGCAATCACAGTGTATTAATAATTTCCGTTTCATAATGAACTATCAAGATCACCTTACAAAATTTGTTGTGTTAAAACCTTTGACAAGCAAACGCGCGGAAGAAATTTCTCACAATCTACTCAATATTTACACAACATTTGGAGCTCCGGTTATATTGCATTCGGATAATGGGCGTGAATTTGTGAACTCAATAATAACTGAATTACATTCAATGTGGAGTGACGTTAAAATCGTCCACGGAAAACCTCGGCATAGCCAAAGTCAAGGTTCCATGAAAGGGCAAACAGAGACGTAG
- the LOC103307931 gene encoding uncharacterized protein LOC103307931, with the protein MFAETSRKDVKSSSSRFDPLEIGSTVRVSIPDVDRARGAPRNLLAVVLDVENDLYKLGTEHGHLKHKYTRSELVPCKEKLLDILKFIKEKELTLREAAGLSSISGTQGYQRCHCKTKCKNNKCACRSSGKLCNSKCHGSLPCENK; encoded by the exons ATGTTTGCAGAAACAAGCAGAAAAGATGTTAAATCATCGTCATCTCGATTTGATCCACTCGAAATAGGTTCGACCGTTAGAGTATCGATACCAGATGTAGATCGTGCTCGCGGAGCTCCGCGTAATTTATTAGCAGTCGTTTTAGATGTCGAAAATGATCTTTACAAATTAG gtactgaacaTGGACACCTAAAACATAAATACACAAGATCTGAGCTAGTACCTTGTAAAGAAAAACTTCTCGACATACTTAAGTTCATCAAAGAAAAAGAGCTTACTCTTCGAGAGGCAGCAGGTTTGAGCAGTATTTCAGGCACTCAAGGGTACCAACGATGTCACTGCAAaactaaatgtaaaaataataaatgtgctTGTCGTTCTTCAGGCAAactttgtaattcaaaatgccATGGATCATTACCATGTGAAAataagtag